A stretch of the Eretmochelys imbricata isolate rEreImb1 chromosome 15, rEreImb1.hap1, whole genome shotgun sequence genome encodes the following:
- the UQCR10 gene encoding cytochrome b-c1 complex subunit 9 — translation MQSVSAPESESEAEAGSPPAWSCATPHYKPHGPPRQAAEPHYNFRAEAAPALARAEAEEAAMPLRSRLYSVFFRRTSAFALTVALGAVLFERAFDQGADAFYERLNRGKLWKHIKHKYETQEK, via the exons ATGCAGTCCGTGTCTGCCCCCGAGAGCGAGAGCGAGGCCGAGGCGGGTTCCCCCCCCGCGTGGAGCTGCGCGACGCCGCACTACAAGCCCCATGGTCCCCCGCGGCAGGCCGCCGAGCCCCACTATAACTTCCGGGCCGAGGCCGCGCCTGCGCTAGCCCGGGCGGAGGCAGAGGAGGCCGCCATGCCGCTGCGCTCCCGCCTCTACAGCGTGTTCTTCCGCCGCACCTCCGCCTTCGCGCTCACCGTCGCGCTGGGGGCCGTGCTCTTCGAGCGCGCCTTCGACCAGGGCGCCGACGCGTTCTACGAGCGCCTCAACCGCGGG AAACTGTGGAAACACATCAAGCACAAGTATGAGACCCAAGAAAAATGA
- the ZMAT5 gene encoding zinc finger matrin-type protein 5: MGKRYFCDYCDRSFQDNLHNRKKHLNGVQHLRAKKAWYDLFRDAAAVLLEEQSKKPCRKFLQTGQCDFGFNCRFSHMTEEDLEKLNAQVQEERRPKEEGAEVPAGTVEDWLEKRAKRLSFAQSNSSLTEKTLVFQYPPGWPPIQDLPPSLQAPPPGGWPVLPNLQWG; encoded by the exons ATGGGGAAGAGGTATTTCTGTGACTACTGCGACCGATCCTTTCAAGACAATCTGCACAACAGGAAGAAGCACCTGAACGGGGTACAGCACCTGAGGGCCAAGAAGGCCTGGTATGACCTGTTCCGAG atgctgctgctgtcttGCTGGAGGAGCAGAGCAAGAAGCCCTGCAGGAAGTTTCTGCAAACAG GGCAATGTGACTTTGGGTTCAACTGCAGATTCTCTCACATGACTGAGGAGGATCTGGAGAAGCTGAACGCACAGGTACAAG AGGAAAGGAGACCAAAGGAGGAAGGAGCAGAGGTCCCAGCTGGCACAGTCGAGGACTGGCTGGAGAAGAGAGCAAAGAGGCTGAGTTTTGCTCAGAGCAACAG TTCCCTGACAGAGAAGACATTGGTTTTTCAGTACCCCCCTGGCTGGCCTCCAATACAGgaccttcccccttcccttcagGCACCACCCCCTGGAGGATGGCCAGTCTTACCCAACCTCCAGTGGGGATGA